Genomic window (Sediminispirochaeta smaragdinae DSM 11293):
GGAAAAGAAAAGATAGAAGGTGATCTGGAAATTCTGCTCCTGCTGTTGGCAACTTTCGATTCCCTGCATGTGAAGCCCCTTATCCATATCGGGAGCAGGCGCCTCGTAGATGCTATTTTTACAGATCTCTGTTCGGCAGAACGGGAATCGGCAATTGCGGATGTTCGCAACCGCAATAGAGCAGACACGGCCGAGCTTTTGAAGAAGTTGTACGGAAAAGAAGCGGGTTCGGCCATTGCCGCGATGCTTCGCTTTATTGGAACACCGGAGGAGCTTAAAAGCATAAAACCTCGTTTTGCTGCCCATCTTAACGCTGCGGCAAAGCAAGCAATGGAAGAGATGGAGGCAATGTTCACGATTCTGGAACGACTTAACAAGGTGGAACAACTGCGCATCGATTTCTCCGAGGTTGGAGAGCAGCCATATTACACGGGCATTGTGTTTCAAGCCTATATTGATACTCTGGACGACGCAATCGCTTCGGGAGGGCGTTATGATAAGCTGTTGGAGAGCTTCGGCTTTAATGCACCTTCCGCCGGCTTTTCCATCATGTTGAGAAAAATAGAGCCGCTGCTTGGAGATGACTTTCTCCCCCCCCGTCCGGTCACATCGGACCACTATGGAAGCTTTGAAGAGGCCTTTAAAGCAGCGGAAAAGCGGAGAGCAGCAGGCGAATGCATGACACTATAGGAGAAAGCGATGAATGAGAAATCACAGGAAGCCCCTTTGAGCCTTGCTTTGCCAAAGGGACGGCTGCTGGATGAAATACAAGAGCGATTTGCAGAAAGGGGAATGGCCTTTTCCTTTGAAAAACGAAAACTTGTGGCCCGCGACGAAAGCGGAACGCTTGAGATCTTTCTGGTAAAAAACAGCGATCTTCCCACATATGTGAACCATGGTATCGCAGGTCTCGGCATCTGCGGTTCCGATGTTCTGTATGAATCCGAATATCGTTTTTTTCGCCTCAAGACCTTTGATTTCGGCGGTACATCGATGTGCATTGCAGGCAGGCGGGACGAGCCCTTTTCACTGGATAAGCGAGGAGTCGCCGTTGCTACCAAATTTATCAATTTTACAAGGGATTACTTTCATCAAAGGGGGATTCCCGTTCAGATTATCAAGCTAAACGGTTCGGTGGAGCTTGCTCCGGTTTTAGGCTTGGCACCCTACATTGTCGATCTTGTTGAAACGGGAAACACGCTCAAGGCCAACCATCTTGAAGTGAAGAAGAAGCTGGAGGATATTCATGTTCACCTGATTGCGAACCCCTCCTACTATAAGCTCCACCACCGAAAAATCGATCATTTCATACAGATGATTGAGGAGGACAACCATGAGTGAAACCATTCGCATCGAAAGAAATACAAAGGAAACCGAAATCTGTGTCAGTTTCGAGGGGCCGGAATCTCTACCGGGAACAATTTCAACGGAAGTTCCCTTCTTCGACCACCTCCTTACCTCTATGGCGTTCCATGGGGAACTGGGCTTTACGATTTCCGCCCGGGGTGATATCGAAGTGGATCCGCATCATCTTGTCGAAGATACAGGGCTCGTACTGGGGGATGCCGTCAGAAGCTATGTTCTGAAGAAGAATGCGATCGAACGCTTCGGACATGCGGTTATCCCCATGGATGATGCATTGGTTGAGGTAACCATTGATGCGGGAGGGCGTCCCTACTTTTATATGAATGCCCTCTTCCCCCAAAGCATGTGTGGAAATTTCGACACTGCGCTTCTGAAAGAATTCTTCCGTGCCTTTGCCGTTCGCGGAGGTTTAAACCTCCATATAGATGCACGCTACGGCGAAAATAGTCATCATATTGCAGAAGCTGCCTTTAAGGCCCTGGGAAAAGCACTGGGAAACGCCCTAAAAAAGAAGGCAAAAGGTATAACCCCCTCGACGAAAGGAACGATTAGCGTTTGATAGGGGCTTAAGACCTTGCTTTTCTTCTATTTTTTCCCTATAGTTACAAGAAAACTTGGCCTTATGGTTAGTGTGGAATGAAAAAAGAGGAGTTATCAAAGTTGCTCCCCCGGGAAGGATTCCTCAAGATCGGAAAAACCGGGAACAGGCCCTTATCGTCATCCGATCGAGCCGCACTCATCAGGAAGGGAAACGAACAATACAATTCCGGGAACGTTGAACTTGCGAAAAGAATTTTCATCACTAC
Coding sequences:
- the hisB gene encoding imidazoleglycerol-phosphate dehydratase HisB, whose amino-acid sequence is MSETIRIERNTKETEICVSFEGPESLPGTISTEVPFFDHLLTSMAFHGELGFTISARGDIEVDPHHLVEDTGLVLGDAVRSYVLKKNAIERFGHAVIPMDDALVEVTIDAGGRPYFYMNALFPQSMCGNFDTALLKEFFRAFAVRGGLNLHIDARYGENSHHIAEAAFKALGKALGNALKKKAKGITPSTKGTISV
- a CDS encoding ATP phosphoribosyltransferase regulatory subunit; translated protein: MRDNQDRLLQIPLGTESFYLEEAYRHREITYKLHRLFASWGYLPAETPVFDFFDTYRHLLNENKKHIYRLIDREGDLLMLRSDITLFLAKQMGLLLRQEDLPARVCYSDTILRHQNREDISRNEFFQVGAELIGKEKIEGDLEILLLLLATFDSLHVKPLIHIGSRRLVDAIFTDLCSAERESAIADVRNRNRADTAELLKKLYGKEAGSAIAAMLRFIGTPEELKSIKPRFAAHLNAAAKQAMEEMEAMFTILERLNKVEQLRIDFSEVGEQPYYTGIVFQAYIDTLDDAIASGGRYDKLLESFGFNAPSAGFSIMLRKIEPLLGDDFLPPRPVTSDHYGSFEEAFKAAEKRRAAGECMTL
- the hisG gene encoding ATP phosphoribosyltransferase translates to MNEKSQEAPLSLALPKGRLLDEIQERFAERGMAFSFEKRKLVARDESGTLEIFLVKNSDLPTYVNHGIAGLGICGSDVLYESEYRFFRLKTFDFGGTSMCIAGRRDEPFSLDKRGVAVATKFINFTRDYFHQRGIPVQIIKLNGSVELAPVLGLAPYIVDLVETGNTLKANHLEVKKKLEDIHVHLIANPSYYKLHHRKIDHFIQMIEEDNHE